In Falco rusticolus isolate bFalRus1 chromosome 7, bFalRus1.pri, whole genome shotgun sequence, the DNA window CTCTATTTTGCCTCAGCTGTGCTCAGACTCCCCCTCTTCCCCACTGAAAGCAGGCACAGCAAGGACTGGGAGCTTGTTCTCCaagcagctgtcctggctctttCAAAAGGAGCACTTTCCTTGCATGgacccttttttcccctttgtgtgAGTGCTTTGTACCtgtggtttgcttttaaaaggcaGTCTCTCTACAGGGcactgtttgtttgttggggttttttttggtttttttttttctttttaatagacCCAGACTAAAAGCACTGCTTCTGAATGATGTGGTTCTCAAGGGCAAATTCATGCAGAAAGTTCTTTGTCCAGGTTTGGACAAGTCCATGTTTAACCACATGGGGAAAAGAAGCCTGTAAACCTCAGTGTTACAACAGCAATACTGAGACTGACCAAAAGGACTTGGTTTGTGTTACAGAACTCTCCAAAGGACAGCAGATTCGTAATCCAGCTAGTAAGGAATAATTTCAGATCATCCCTgtgtaaaaagaacaaaaaggaccCTGTGTTGGAGGGAAGCTCTCTAAACTCTGTAGCTTGTCTATTAGCTAAATGCCAATTTGGTTTACTTTTCTGGTAGTAAGGTATAAAATTACTAATTGTTCTCTTTATAGTGATGTTTTAAGTGTAGTAAGACTTGCCATAGCTCTCCTAAGTCCTTCTATTTTAGGCTGACTTTAAAAATTGGACTGAAATACACTATCTTTTAACAAAGGGGACAATCTGGCTTCCTCTTAAGATTTTTAGCTACTCTGGTTTTACTTTGAGCAATAGTTCATAGGATGGTGCTTTATAAACCTATGTTAACCTCTCTTAAATAGGTTGTGCCTAGCCCACTTGCTGGAGGACTCAAGAAAGCAAGGGACCGCAGGGGACTGGAAGTAAGTGTGGCTGTGATGCAGCAGCCTTGTTCTCAGTGCAGCacccagaaattaaaatattaggTGGGAATGTgtggaaaaccaaaaatatctATAGTAAGTCTGTGACTGATGTTGAAAGTAGTTTTGAAGTCTACTGTAcgttggcttttttaaaatggaaaaatgagcaTCTGCCACATTTAGAGAcctttattttagtttttagaTCCTTATGATGGTGATTCAGAAGATGCATCCATTCATTCCGACTGTAGCTTGAATTCCTTAAATAGTAGACAAGTCGCACCATGGGTGAACAGTACCCCAGGAGCAGTGGCTTTGGAGGATGCTGATACTTCAGAAGATGGAGAGTCCACCCCGAAACCTCCAGACTGGCTCTGCCCAGAAACAAGTGTCAGCAAAATTCAGGCAGTAAACGACTGTCCAGCACCCCTGGGACTCCCTAGCCAAGAGAAGGATTTCCCCATAGGCCTGTTGCAATCATCTGAACTGCCTAGAGCCCCAGAAGCAGGTACCCCCATGTGGCTGACACCTGACTGCTCCTCACGGACCGGTATTAGCCCTTCACCCTCCGCAGATCTCCTTGCAAGCCCAAGTGACAGTGCTCCACAATCCATACTAGCAGCTGACTGCGATGGCACAATGGCCAAACAGCCcctaattaaaagaaaacaagggatTCCCATTCCAGAGGCTGCTAGTGAAAAactaagaagaaagaaactcCGTGCAACTTAATCTGAGGTATGAATAAATCGTTGGACAAACGTTTCTGAAGAATGAATCTGgtagagattttttttgcagatgGTACCTGAACTGAACAAGCTTTAAGCAAAAGTAGCTCAAGCCTGTTACAAATGCAGGGGGTATTTTATGTGAACTTTAAGTGAAAACTAGCTAAGGTATgtccacagaatcacagcactTTACACCTGGGCGCTCCTTTGGTGCCTAGGGCCTCCTGAAGCACCAGCCTAACTCCTGTATCTAGTACAAGGAGGCACCTGCTCAGTTTCAGTGTGATTTCAAAACAAGCATTACAAGGGTCTGttgaggagggaaggaagaacgACTGTGTGGTTTCAATTAGTTTTTGATAGCTATAGCTTACCTCCCACCTGCTTCATGTCAGTGTTTGGTGCTTCATGTCCGACCTACTCTACGGCGCCAGAGGAGGGAAGCAGGTGTGAGGTGAGTATCTTGCAGGTTTGGCTACAACCAACTGAACTGCATTAAACTGAGCGGACTCAGTTCCTCAGAACTGGGTATGTGAACCACAAGCAGCTGAGAAAGATTACATGATGCACAGGTCTGGGATTCATTCTTCATAAGGTAATAAAACCAGCCAGGACAGTTCAACCTACAGAGATTAGCTATAGAAAACAGTATGGAGACAGCAAGAATTCTCTGTTTTAGTAACCTAGTAGGCATCAGCTGAAACAAGTATGTAAGGTAGGCAGAGatgataatttttcttcctacatGTGCCTGTGCTGTAGAACCACttgccacaggaaaaaatgagttAAGAGTTGATGCAGGTTCAGAAAGTCACTGCGTTCATAGGAGAGATCACTGGAAGGAAGGAGCAAGCTCCTGAGATTTGTTTTGCAATTGAAAGGCTGAGCACCTGTCTTATTCGTATGCATCTTTGAACACTTGGTCTCTGTTACAGAGGACACTTCCGACAGGATGGTCAGAAGGGTAGAAACGCTTACCCCAGTGAATTTAGGCTCAAGAGAAAGCAAGCGAATACCCAAACCATTACAGCAACCCAAGCAACTAGCAGGAACTCCCAGCTCCCCTAATTTGGTAACAGTTAGTCACATACGAGTCTCTGAAATAATACTGTAATGTCTTGTTTAAGCATTTAATACTATCCTCCTGGGCTTAAGCTTCCAGGAAGCACGCTAGCTTCTGAATGTATCCCAACAGCTGTCTAAACACAGGTTACTTAAAAGCAAGAGCCAGTTCACTGCAAATAATTCATGCAATAGCATCAGATAGTGTCAGGCTTTGTGTCTTACTGAAGACTTTTACATTGCAAGGTCCCTGTTACTGGAGGTTAGCTGAATGGGCTGCTGCTTGAGCTGTGTAAGGTTAACAATATGTCTGAATACTAACTTATTGCTTGGTATTCTCTGTAAAGATCATGGGTACCGTTTTTCCAGACCAAAAAGCCATTATCACTGTAAGAATTATATTTCCAGAAACAGTCAGAAGTCTTGCTAtaggttttatttcatgtaacaTGATCCATCAGATATCACACCTACCACTAACCATCTAAGAATCTCATCCaattttctgctgaagaaatgtAGCCTATCAGCTTTCCAATGCACTGCCCCCTTTCTTTCTAGTCAACTTAACACAAATCCATCTGACAACCTAACCTAACCGGGTTACAAAAGTACAGGTGAATACTACATAGAAGACTGACAATTACTACAGTATTAACCAGTCAGAACAAAACTTTTCACTCGGTGCAGAGGACTGCAACACCACGTTCATAGAAGCTACGGGGGTCTTCCTTGGTAGCTATTTCGAAGTCAACTGTGAAAATCAGATCAGCACGAGTGAAGTTCAGATAAACTGGTAAAGTAACCTGGGGAAAAACACAAATATAGAAAAAATTATGTAAGGTAGCTGAAGAGTGTAAGGCGTTTccataatatatatattaaggTGTTTAAGAGATGGGAATTTAGTCTCAGATAACTCAATACTCggaatatgaggaaaaaaaaaaaggcttaaaattTACCTGAAGCACAGCCTTAGTTATAGGTATAAATTCAAGTTTTGGTCTAAACAACATTAGTACTTTTG includes these proteins:
- the LOC119150985 gene encoding uncharacterized protein LOC119150985 isoform X2, which codes for MSGQFIYKKISSNVLSYPLPVSVDAQEMKDSVKIPGYVERLAHKYMKCVVESSTESESESSVEVVPSPLAGGLKKARDRRGLEFLDPYDGDSEDASIHSDCSLNSLNSRQVAPWVNSTPGAVALEDADTSEDGESTPKPPDWLCPETSVSKIQAVNDCPAPLGLPSQEKDFPIGLLQSSELPRAPEAGTPMWLTPDCSSRTGISPSPSADLLASPSDSAPQSILAADCDGTMAKQPLIKRKQGIPIPEAASEKLRRKKLRAT
- the LOC119150985 gene encoding uncharacterized protein LOC119150985 isoform X1 → MSGQFIYKKISSNVLSYPLPVSVDAQEMKDSVKIPGYVERLAHKYMQKCVVESSTESESESSVEVVPSPLAGGLKKARDRRGLEFLDPYDGDSEDASIHSDCSLNSLNSRQVAPWVNSTPGAVALEDADTSEDGESTPKPPDWLCPETSVSKIQAVNDCPAPLGLPSQEKDFPIGLLQSSELPRAPEAGTPMWLTPDCSSRTGISPSPSADLLASPSDSAPQSILAADCDGTMAKQPLIKRKQGIPIPEAASEKLRRKKLRAT